From the Methanomicrobiales archaeon genome, one window contains:
- a CDS encoding IS5/IS1182 family transposase, producing MNSFTDFTLNEEYKRIQRLGDRLAELESLIEWESFRPILSNLYESNDEIGGRPNTDEILLLK from the coding sequence ATGAATTCCTTCACCGATTTCACCCTGAACGAGGAGTACAAGCGCATCCAGAGACTGGGAGACAGGCTTGCAGAGCTCGAATCGTTGATCGAGTGGGAGTCATTCAGACCAATCCTGAGCAATCTCTACGAAAGCAATGATGAGATCGGAGGAAGGCCGAACACCGACGAGATCCTGCTGCTGAAGA